GTGCGACCGCGTCGTCGTTGAGTGGGGATCAGCCCTGGGCGCGGAACACCAGGGAGGAGTGGCCGATGCGGATCACGTCACCGTCGGCCAGTTGCCATGCCTGGGCGGGGTTGGAGTTCACCGTGGAGCCGTTGGTCGAACCGAGGTCCGCCAGCATGGCGTTCTGACCGTCCCAGGTGATCTCCAAATGACGGCGCGACACGCCGGTGTCCGGAAGGCGGAAATCCGCGTCCTGGCCGCGACCGATCACGTTGGAGCCCTGCTTCAGCGTGTAGTTGCGGTTCGACCCGTCGTCGAGCTGCAGCGTCGCGGTCAGCTGCCGCGGCGCGCCACCGACCGCCGGCGGGGCGTAACCCTGCTGCTGGCCGTAGCCCTGGTCGTACCCGCCCTGCTGGCCGTAACCCTGGTCGTACCCGCCCTGCTGGGGCTGCTGGCCGTAACCCTGGTCATAGCCCTGCTGGCCGTAACCCTGGTCGTAGCCGGGCTGGCCGTAGCCGCCCTGCTGGGGAGGCTGCTGACCGTAGCCCTGGTCGTACCCCGGCTGCGCGGGCTGCTGGCCGTAGCCCTGGTCGTAGCCGCCCTGCTGCGGGGGCTGCTGGCCGTAGCCCTGGTCGTACCCGCCCTGCTGGGGGTGCTGGTCGTAGCCGGGCTGCGGCGGCTGGCCATAGCCCTGCTGCTGGTCGTAGCCGTACTGGCCGCCGTAGTTCGGGTCGTAGCCGCCCTGCTGGGGCTGCTGACCGTAGTTGGGGTCCTGTCCGTACTGGCCCTGCGGCTGCTGGCCGTAGCCCTGGTCGTAGCCGTACTGACCCTGCTGCGGCGGGTGCTGCTGGGCGTACCGGTCGCCCTCGGGGTACTGGCCGGGTGGCTGGCTCATGGGTCGGTCTCCTGCGGTACGAGGTGGTGCCGGCCGTCGGGTCGGCGCTGCGTCTGGGTCGACTGACGAGCTGGTACGGAACTGTCCGGTGTGCAGCGTCTCAGAACGCTCCATGGAGACTACGACGTCACCGTATGTATCCCACCCGTGCTCGGCCAGATGCTCGTTGATGCAGTCCGCGAGCAGTTGGCTCACTCGCTGTTCATCCGCGGCAAGGCGGTCGAAGTCGGTGGGACCCAGTCTGACGACGTAGTGGTTGGGAGCGAGGAGACGCCCTCCGGCGAGCTCCTTGATGTTGTCGTCGGCCTCTCGCTCTAGGGCCTGCGCCACCTCCTGCGGTACGACTTTGCCTCCGAACACGCGCGCGAACGTATTGCCGATCACACCTTCCAAGCGGCGCTCGAAGCGCTGCAGGCCCACGGCAACCCTCCACGTGATGTGTTCCTCGAAGCGTCGGTCCTAGGACGTCTGACCATGGTCCTCCGTTCCTCGGCCGCGCGCTTCTTCCCTTCGATCGTATCCGGGTCCACTCGGGGGCACAGGGGGCGTTTTGCAACCCACCCGGGGGCCCGTGCTAGGCTTCCGCCGCACCACAGAACACCACAAAAGAACAGCAGTTCCGGGCAAGTGGCGGAATGGCAGAC
The window above is part of the Allokutzneria albata genome. Proteins encoded here:
- a CDS encoding DUF3662 and FHA domain-containing protein; translated protein: MGLQRFERRLEGVIGNTFARVFGGKVVPQEVAQALEREADDNIKELAGGRLLAPNHYVVRLGPTDFDRLAADEQRVSQLLADCINEHLAEHGWDTYGDVVVSMERSETLHTGQFRTSSSVDPDAAPTRRPAPPRTAGDRPMSQPPGQYPEGDRYAQQHPPQQGQYGYDQGYGQQPQGQYGQDPNYGQQPQQGGYDPNYGGQYGYDQQQGYGQPPQPGYDQHPQQGGYDQGYGQQPPQQGGYDQGYGQQPAQPGYDQGYGQQPPQQGGYGQPGYDQGYGQQGYDQGYGQQPQQGGYDQGYGQQGGYDQGYGQQQGYAPPAVGGAPRQLTATLQLDDGSNRNYTLKQGSNVIGRGQDADFRLPDTGVSRRHLEITWDGQNAMLADLGSTNGSTVNSNPAQAWQLADGDVIRIGHSSLVFRAQG